In Triticum aestivum cultivar Chinese Spring chromosome 5B, IWGSC CS RefSeq v2.1, whole genome shotgun sequence, the following proteins share a genomic window:
- the LOC123117043 gene encoding transcription factor MYB4, producing the protein MGRAPCCDKASVKKGPWSPEEDATLKSYIEQNGTGGNWIALPQKIGLRRCGKSCRLRWLNYLRPNIRHGGFSDEEDRIILSLYISIGSRWSIIAAQLPGRTDNDIKNYWNTRLKKKLFGKQSRKDQRQHQFARQAANGGHKEEASEGVAGNNGFAAGAYNWHQHGMAMPPRPMPGSMVEGNRIGEGVDESIRKLLFKLGGSSFAALPAPPCLPPSMYGEAPNFVAPSVHTAPLNEGGIHCSGVLPALELDESFQFNQVKLDGLECFFGMGDQSMRWNEVSPLVCPNTTVASSSQAMQQYCLVEEPVDLGMQ; encoded by the exons ATGGGGAGAGCTCCGTGCTGCGACAAGGCGAGCGTGAAGAAGGGCccgtggtcgccggaggaggacgcCACGCTCAAGTCCTACATCGAGCAGAACGGCACCGGCGGCAACTGGATCGCGCTGCCACAGAAGATTG GTCTGAGGAGGTGTGGAAAGAGCTGCCGCCTCCGGTGGCTCAATTACCTCCGGCCGAACATAAGGCACGGTGGATTCTCAGACGAGGAGGACAGGATCATCCTCAGCCTCTACATCAGCATAGGCAGCAG GTGGTCAATAATAGCGGCACAGCTGCCGGGGAGGACGGACAATGACATCAAGAACTACTGGAACACAAGGCTCAAGAAGAAGCTCTTTGGCAAACAGTCGCGCAAGGACCAGAGGCAGCACCAGTTCGCACGCCAGGCAGCGAACGGCGGGCATAAGGAAGAAGCCAGCGAGGGCGTAGCCGGGAACAATGGCTTTGCTGCTGGTGCTTACAATTGGCACCAGCATGGAATGGCCATGCCGCCCCGTCCGATGCCTGGTTCAATGGTGGAAGGCAACCGTATCGGAGAAGGGGTGGATGAGTCCATCCGGAAGCTTCTGTTTAAGCTAGGAGGAAGCTCTTTTGCGGCCCTGCCAGCCCCGCCGTGCCTTCCTCCGTCAATGTACGGGGAAGCTCCAAACTTTGTGGCGCCATCGGTGCACACGGCCCCGCTAAACGAAGGTGGCATCCACTGTTCCGGCGTGCTGCCTGCACTGGAGCTGGACGAGAGCTTCCAGTTCAATCAGGTCAAGCTGGACGGGCTGGAATGCTTCTTCGGCATGGGGGACCAGAGCATGAGGTGGAATGAAGTGAGCCCCTTGGTTTGCCCTAACACTACTGTCGCGTCCAGCTCCCAAGCGATGCAGCAGTACTGCCTCGTAGAAGAGCCGGTCGACCTTGGGATGCAGTAG